In a single window of the Prochlorococcus marinus CUG1415 genome:
- the rpsG gene encoding 30S ribosomal protein S7, whose product MSRRNAAVKRPVLPDPQFNSRLASMMISRLMKHGKKSTAQRILSDAFSLISERTGGNAVELFETAVKNATPLVEVRARRVGGATYQVPMEVRQERGTAMALRWLVTFSRARNGKSMSQKLAGELMDAANETGSAVKKREDTHKMAEANKAFAHYRY is encoded by the coding sequence ATGTCACGTCGTAATGCAGCAGTAAAAAGACCAGTTCTTCCAGATCCTCAATTTAATAGTCGTCTAGCTTCAATGATGATTTCTCGATTGATGAAACATGGTAAAAAATCTACAGCTCAAAGAATATTGTCAGATGCTTTTTCTTTAATAAGTGAGAGAACAGGTGGGAATGCAGTCGAATTATTTGAAACAGCTGTAAAAAATGCTACTCCTCTTGTCGAGGTAAGAGCTAGAAGAGTTGGTGGTGCAACATATCAAGTTCCTATGGAAGTACGTCAAGAGAGGGGTACAGCTATGGCATTAAGATGGCTTGTTACATTCTCACGTGCAAGGAATGGCAAAAGTATGTCCCAAAAACTTGCTGGTGAGTTAATGGATGCAGCAAATGAAACTGGTAGTGCAGTTAAAAAAAGAGAAGACACTCATAAAATGGCTGAAGCTAATAAAGCTTTTGCACATTACAGATATTAA
- the rpsL gene encoding 30S ribosomal protein S12 produces the protein MPTISQLIGSERKRLTRKTKSPALKACPERRGVCTRVYTSTPKKPNSALRKVARVRLTSGFEVTAYIPGIGHNLQEHSVVLLRGGRVKDLPGVRYHIIRGTLDTAGVKDRRQSRSKYGAKAPKA, from the coding sequence ATGCCTACCATCTCACAATTAATAGGTTCAGAAAGAAAACGTCTGACTAGGAAAACAAAATCTCCTGCATTAAAAGCTTGCCCTGAGAGAAGAGGTGTATGTACAAGAGTCTATACATCAACACCTAAAAAACCTAATTCAGCTTTGAGAAAAGTTGCGAGAGTAAGATTAACTTCTGGTTTCGAAGTAACGGCTTATATCCCGGGAATTGGACATAATTTGCAAGAACACTCTGTAGTCCTACTTAGGGGTGGAAGAGTTAAGGATTTACCAGGAGTTAGATATCATATAATAAGAGGAACTTTAGATACGGCTGGAGTCAAAGATAGACGTCAATCCAGATCTAAGTATGGAGCAAAAGCTCCAAAAGCTTAA
- the gltB gene encoding glutamate synthase large subunit: MRESIKRIVGPYQDSYSPNGIIGEKDACGVGFIANVKGIESNWILKQSLKGLNCMEHRGGCGGDGDSGDGAGILCSIPWGYLDQEINLKNQQDWDRGLGMVFMPNKKEKIEESKSICQEEAEKLGVKETFWRKVPVNNAILGPLAKANAPYISQWILYIDKKVNQDIERLLFQLRKRIEKKIRETFKNHVGDCEFYFASLSSQTVVYKGMVRSEILSEFYQDLKEDNFKVSFSIYHRRFSTNTLPKWPLAQPMRFLGHNGEINTLLGNINWAKASETHIDDFWGELSNEIKPIVDVNKSDSSNLDATLEINIRSGQTITDSLLKLVPEAFRDQPELEQREDIKAFYEYSASLQEAWDGPALLVFADGNFVGATLDRNGLRPARYSITNDGFVIMGSETGVVDLEEEKVIEKGRLGPGQMLAVDFHQNRILRNWEVKSEAAQRHNFKTLLNNRTIKIENNEWVKDCKLKDLELLQQQTAYGFSAEDNDLILDSMASLAKEPTYCMGDDIPLAVLSSKPHILYDYFKQRFAQVTNPPIDPLREKLVMSLEMHLGERCTPFEIKDPKPFVHLQSPILNEEELLSIKKSKIQYQTISSLFNIEEGVQGLENQVKEICKQSELSIKEGCSLIIISDKGINPKKTFIPPLLAVGAIHHYLLKKEIRLKASLIIETGQCWSTHHLACLIGYGASAICPWLTFEAGRHWLKHPKTQKLISSKKINTLSIIDVQENIKKALEDGLRKILSKIGISLLSSYHGAQIFEAVGLGSDLIKIAFDGTTSRIAGITLKELTNETLSIHTKAYPEIDLKKLEFLGFVQFRNNGEYHSNNPEMSKVLHSAVKQGPGYDHFETYKKLISNRPTTSLRDLLTIRSKRKRIPLEEVESIESICKRFCTGGMSLGALSREAHEVLAVAMNRIGGKSNSGEGGEDPARFNVLNDIDENTQSATLPFIKGLENGDTACSAIKQIASGRFGVTPEYLRSGKQLEIKMAQGAKPGEGGQLPGPKVDSYIAKLRNSKPGVALISPPPHHDIYSIEDLAQLIHDLHQVHPKAKVSVKLVSEIGIGTIAAGVSKANADVIQISGHDGGTGASPLSSIKHAGLPWELGVAEVHKSLLENNLRERVILRTDGGLKTGWDVVIAALLGAEEYGFGSVAMIAEGCIMARVCHTNKCPVGVATQKEELRKRFKGIPENVVNFFLYIAEEVRQIMSSIGVSSMEELIGNQEFISARNIDLPKTSNIDLSALVNYESSTNDRSWLKHSKNAHSNGSVLEDEFLSDAEFIDSIKNHGNLTKEINIKNTDRSVCAKISGEIAELHGNTGFNGELNLNFKGYAGQSFGAFLLKGMNVQLIGEANDYVCKGMNGGILTIIPPTIDEISSEQVILGNTCLYGATGGKLFALGKSGERFAVRNSGATAVTEGAGDHCCEYMTGGKIVILGSTGRNIGAGMTGGIAFILDENNDLSNKVNKGIVSIHKITSSKQEEILLEIIKEYLLKTKSLKAAKIIKNWSYFMRDFKLIVPPSEEEMLGIENL, encoded by the coding sequence ATGAGAGAGAGTATCAAAAGAATCGTCGGGCCATATCAAGATAGTTATTCCCCAAATGGAATAATTGGTGAGAAAGACGCTTGTGGAGTTGGTTTCATAGCAAATGTTAAAGGGATAGAGAGCAACTGGATCCTTAAACAATCCCTTAAGGGCCTTAATTGCATGGAGCATAGAGGAGGTTGTGGAGGAGATGGTGACTCAGGAGATGGAGCAGGCATTTTATGTTCAATTCCTTGGGGATATCTTGATCAAGAAATTAATCTAAAAAATCAACAAGACTGGGATAGAGGTTTAGGCATGGTTTTTATGCCTAATAAAAAAGAGAAAATTGAAGAATCTAAATCAATATGTCAGGAAGAAGCAGAAAAATTAGGAGTCAAGGAAACATTTTGGAGAAAAGTACCTGTTAATAATGCAATCTTAGGTCCTCTAGCTAAAGCAAATGCCCCATACATAAGTCAGTGGATTTTATACATAGATAAAAAAGTTAATCAGGATATTGAAAGGCTTTTATTTCAATTAAGGAAAAGAATTGAAAAAAAAATAAGAGAAACTTTTAAAAACCATGTTGGGGATTGTGAATTCTATTTTGCCTCACTAAGTTCTCAAACCGTTGTATACAAAGGTATGGTACGTTCTGAAATATTATCTGAGTTTTATCAAGACCTTAAAGAAGATAATTTTAAGGTCTCATTTTCTATTTATCATAGAAGGTTTAGTACTAACACACTTCCAAAATGGCCTCTAGCTCAGCCCATGAGATTTTTAGGTCATAACGGCGAAATAAATACTCTCTTAGGTAATATCAACTGGGCTAAAGCTTCAGAAACACATATAGATGATTTTTGGGGAGAGTTATCCAATGAAATCAAGCCTATTGTAGATGTAAATAAAAGTGATTCATCAAATCTTGATGCAACCCTTGAAATCAATATTCGTTCAGGTCAGACCATTACTGACTCATTATTAAAACTTGTTCCTGAAGCATTTAGAGATCAACCAGAACTTGAACAAAGAGAAGACATTAAAGCATTTTATGAGTATTCTGCGAGCCTACAAGAAGCTTGGGATGGTCCTGCTCTCCTTGTATTTGCTGATGGAAATTTTGTAGGAGCAACGCTTGATAGAAATGGTCTAAGACCAGCAAGATATTCAATTACAAATGATGGTTTTGTAATAATGGGTTCCGAAACAGGAGTAGTAGATCTTGAAGAGGAAAAAGTAATAGAAAAAGGTCGATTAGGTCCGGGACAAATGTTAGCAGTTGATTTTCATCAAAATAGAATCCTAAGAAATTGGGAGGTCAAATCTGAAGCAGCTCAAAGGCATAATTTTAAAACTCTCTTAAATAATAGAACTATAAAAATTGAAAATAATGAATGGGTTAAAGACTGCAAACTAAAAGACCTTGAGTTGTTACAACAACAAACTGCATACGGTTTTTCAGCGGAAGATAATGATCTCATCTTAGATTCAATGGCTTCATTAGCTAAAGAACCTACTTATTGCATGGGTGACGACATCCCATTAGCAGTGCTTTCATCAAAGCCGCATATTTTATATGACTATTTCAAGCAGAGATTTGCGCAAGTTACTAATCCTCCTATTGACCCTCTGAGAGAAAAACTGGTAATGAGTTTAGAAATGCATCTAGGAGAAAGATGTACACCATTTGAGATTAAAGATCCTAAACCTTTTGTTCATTTACAAAGTCCAATTCTCAATGAGGAAGAACTCCTATCAATAAAAAAATCAAAAATTCAATATCAAACAATTTCAAGTTTGTTTAATATTGAAGAAGGTGTTCAAGGCTTAGAGAATCAGGTAAAAGAAATTTGTAAACAGAGTGAACTCTCTATAAAAGAAGGTTGCTCTTTAATCATTATTTCTGATAAGGGAATTAATCCTAAAAAGACTTTTATTCCTCCCTTACTTGCTGTTGGAGCAATTCATCATTATCTTCTTAAAAAAGAAATTAGACTAAAAGCTTCTCTCATAATTGAAACAGGTCAATGTTGGAGTACACATCACTTAGCTTGTTTGATTGGTTATGGTGCAAGCGCAATTTGTCCTTGGTTAACCTTCGAAGCAGGAAGACACTGGTTAAAACATCCAAAAACGCAAAAACTCATAAGTAGCAAAAAAATAAATACATTATCAATAATTGATGTTCAAGAAAATATTAAAAAAGCTCTAGAAGATGGTCTAAGAAAAATTCTTTCTAAAATAGGGATTTCACTTTTGTCTAGTTACCATGGTGCACAAATTTTTGAAGCCGTAGGCCTTGGTTCTGACTTAATAAAAATTGCTTTTGATGGAACAACAAGCCGAATTGCTGGCATAACATTAAAAGAATTAACTAATGAAACACTTTCAATACATACGAAAGCCTACCCAGAGATCGATTTAAAGAAATTAGAATTTTTAGGATTTGTACAATTTAGAAATAATGGAGAATATCACTCTAATAATCCTGAGATGTCCAAAGTTTTACATTCGGCTGTAAAACAAGGTCCAGGATACGATCATTTTGAAACTTACAAAAAACTCATTAGTAATAGACCGACCACATCTTTAAGAGATTTACTTACGATTAGATCAAAAAGAAAACGCATTCCATTAGAGGAAGTTGAAAGTATTGAATCAATTTGCAAAAGATTTTGCACTGGAGGAATGAGTTTGGGTGCATTGTCAAGAGAAGCACATGAAGTTTTAGCAGTCGCAATGAATAGAATTGGTGGAAAAAGTAATAGTGGAGAAGGGGGAGAAGATCCAGCTCGTTTTAATGTTTTAAATGATATTGATGAAAATACTCAATCAGCGACATTACCATTTATAAAAGGTCTAGAAAATGGAGACACCGCATGCTCAGCTATTAAACAAATAGCATCAGGAAGATTTGGAGTTACGCCTGAATATCTAAGAAGTGGTAAACAACTCGAAATTAAAATGGCTCAAGGTGCAAAACCTGGAGAAGGAGGACAATTGCCGGGTCCAAAAGTTGATTCTTACATCGCAAAACTAAGAAATAGCAAACCTGGAGTAGCCCTAATATCTCCTCCTCCTCATCATGATATTTATTCAATTGAAGATTTAGCTCAACTAATACATGATTTACACCAAGTTCATCCAAAAGCGAAGGTGAGCGTTAAACTTGTTTCTGAAATTGGTATAGGAACTATTGCTGCTGGAGTAAGCAAAGCTAATGCAGATGTAATTCAAATTTCAGGACATGACGGTGGTACCGGTGCTTCACCTCTAAGTTCTATTAAACATGCAGGTTTACCATGGGAACTAGGTGTCGCTGAGGTTCACAAATCTCTATTAGAGAATAACTTACGTGAAAGAGTAATTTTGAGAACTGATGGAGGTCTTAAGACAGGATGGGATGTGGTTATTGCTGCTTTACTAGGTGCTGAAGAATACGGTTTCGGTTCTGTCGCAATGATTGCGGAAGGATGCATAATGGCCCGGGTTTGCCATACAAATAAGTGTCCTGTTGGAGTTGCCACTCAAAAAGAAGAATTAAGAAAAAGATTTAAAGGTATACCAGAAAATGTTGTCAATTTTTTCTTATACATTGCTGAAGAAGTAAGACAGATAATGAGTAGTATCGGTGTTTCTAGTATGGAAGAACTGATTGGTAATCAAGAATTTATTTCTGCAAGAAATATCGATCTTCCAAAAACTTCTAATATTGATCTTTCTGCTTTAGTTAATTATGAAAGTTCAACAAATGATAGATCATGGTTAAAACATTCAAAAAATGCTCATAGTAATGGTTCTGTATTAGAAGACGAGTTTTTATCTGATGCTGAATTCATAGATTCAATTAAAAATCACGGGAATTTAACCAAAGAAATTAATATAAAAAATACAGATAGAAGTGTTTGTGCGAAGATATCAGGCGAAATCGCAGAACTTCATGGCAATACTGGCTTCAATGGCGAACTCAACTTAAATTTCAAAGGATATGCAGGACAAAGCTTTGGTGCCTTTTTATTGAAGGGAATGAATGTCCAATTAATCGGAGAAGCTAATGATTATGTATGCAAAGGAATGAATGGAGGAATACTTACAATAATTCCACCGACAATAGATGAAATCTCCTCCGAGCAAGTTATTTTAGGAAACACCTGTCTTTATGGAGCAACAGGAGGGAAATTATTTGCATTAGGTAAATCGGGAGAAAGATTTGCTGTGAGAAATAGTGGGGCTACAGCAGTAACAGAAGGAGCAGGTGATCATTGCTGTGAATATATGACCGGTGGGAAAATAGTTATTCTAGGTTCCACAGGTAGAAATATAGGTGCAGGTATGACTGGTGGAATAGCATTTATACTCGATGAAAATAATGATTTAAGTAATAAAGTTAATAAGGGAATAGTTAGCATTCATAAAATAACTTCATCAAAGCAAGAGGAAATTTTATTGGAAATTATTAAAGAATATCTATTAAAAACTAAGAGCTTAAAGGCTGCCAAAATAATTAAAAATTGGTCTTATTTCATGAGAGATTTCAAACTAATAGTTCCACCAAGCGAAGAAGAAATGCTTGGCATAGAGAATTTATAA
- the lipA gene encoding lipoyl synthase, with protein MTNNPNSLISKPDWLRVKAPQIERIGNTANLLNDLNLNTVCQEASCPNIGECFASGTATFLIMGPGCTRACPYCDIDFDRSKRDLDPTEPYRLAEAVYRMKLKHVVITSVNRDDLEDGGASQFFKCVYQVRKKSPETTIELLIPDFCGNWKALEKVLDSNPNVLNHNIETVPSLYKKVRPQGKYERTLELLKRTRDYSPKVYTKSGFMLGLGEKDEEVLNLLEDLRSNYVDIVTIGQYLSPGPNHLPVQRFVSPSKFNYFKVFGEKDLDFMQVVSSPLTRSSYHAEEIQKLMKKYPR; from the coding sequence TTGACTAATAATCCTAATAGTTTAATTTCAAAACCTGATTGGTTAAGAGTAAAAGCTCCGCAAATTGAGAGAATTGGTAATACTGCAAATTTATTAAATGATTTAAATCTCAATACTGTATGTCAAGAAGCAAGTTGTCCAAATATCGGTGAATGTTTTGCAAGTGGAACTGCAACTTTCCTCATAATGGGCCCTGGCTGCACTAGGGCATGTCCATATTGCGATATTGATTTTGATAGATCTAAGAGGGATTTAGACCCAACAGAACCATATCGTCTAGCCGAGGCCGTTTATAGAATGAAGCTTAAGCATGTTGTAATCACATCAGTTAATAGAGACGATCTTGAGGATGGTGGTGCATCTCAATTTTTTAAATGTGTTTATCAAGTAAGAAAAAAATCTCCTGAAACTACGATCGAGCTTTTAATTCCTGATTTTTGTGGTAACTGGAAAGCGCTTGAAAAAGTTCTTGATTCCAATCCAAATGTTTTAAACCACAATATTGAAACTGTGCCATCGTTATATAAAAAGGTGAGACCTCAGGGTAAATATGAGAGAACTCTAGAATTACTTAAAAGAACTAGAGATTATTCTCCTAAAGTTTATACAAAGTCAGGCTTTATGCTTGGTTTAGGGGAAAAAGATGAGGAGGTTTTGAATCTTCTTGAGGATTTAAGGAGTAATTACGTTGACATAGTTACTATTGGCCAATATTTATCTCCTGGTCCTAATCATTTACCTGTTCAAAGATTTGTGAGTCCTTCAAAATTTAATTATTTTAAAGTTTTCGGGGAAAAAGATTTGGACTTTATGCAAGTAGTTAGTTCTCCTTTAACTCGTAGTAGTTACCATGCTGAAGAGATTCAAAAACTCATGAAAAAGTATCCAAGATAA
- a CDS encoding recombinase family protein has protein sequence MNFKFKRKRLLLSKKNKNCKAIGYARAIHNEFEYLEEQIKNLKEEGCSVVFSEFVSLDEEIKPQLNKAINCLSKGDELIITKLDRAFKNKKECLMTINKLINKDIKLRTLTGFFTDYDSSKTNSSIFKILYELDNLEDKSLGERKKEQLLRRKLSGNNLGGRPKISPLKESLVIRLRNEGYSYRSIRAQTGIALSTIRRVILEGESK, from the coding sequence TTGAATTTTAAATTCAAAAGAAAACGTCTTTTACTATCTAAAAAAAATAAAAACTGTAAAGCTATAGGATATGCTAGGGCTATTCATAATGAATTTGAATATTTAGAGGAGCAAATAAAAAATTTAAAAGAAGAAGGCTGCAGTGTAGTATTCTCTGAATTTGTAAGTTTAGATGAAGAAATAAAACCCCAACTAAATAAAGCGATAAATTGCTTATCTAAAGGAGATGAATTAATAATAACTAAGCTTGATCGAGCATTTAAAAATAAAAAAGAATGTTTGATGACAATAAATAAACTCATTAATAAGGATATTAAATTGAGAACTCTGACTGGATTTTTTACGGATTATGATTCCTCTAAAACAAATTCTTCAATTTTTAAGATTTTATATGAATTAGATAATTTAGAAGACAAAAGTTTAGGGGAAAGAAAAAAAGAACAACTATTACGTAGAAAATTATCTGGAAATAATCTAGGAGGAAGGCCAAAGATCAGTCCTTTAAAAGAATCTCTAGTAATCAGATTACGTAATGAGGGATATTCATATCGATCAATAAGAGCACAAACAGGAATTGCATTGTCAACAATTAGGAGAGTAATTTTGGAAGGAGAATCAAAATAA
- a CDS encoding serine hydrolase translates to MSFYYLNKEMGLALNDILGKVCSYNKDFSREDIAITWINYKSENKSVFKGFGYGINNKKMIYPASVVKLVYGLAAYYWIKKGSLLLSDEIIDAVRKMLSFSSNNATSFLIDLLTGTTSGPCIEGELWENWKYQRSIINDWLHDLHWEELMGINCCQKTWDDGPFGREKEFYGYENKNRNAMTTDSAARVLEQIMIHIDYQKNDLNLRSFLKRSLNKVALKNDSLNQIDGFLGAGLPESINLWSKAGLMSEVRHDSAWWINSQSLQTLLVVFCNGEKYSKDTSFLPLIAKEVYEFNKRYVFED, encoded by the coding sequence ATGTCCTTCTACTATTTAAATAAAGAGATGGGTCTAGCCTTAAATGATATTTTAGGGAAAGTATGCTCTTATAATAAAGATTTTTCAAGAGAAGATATTGCCATAACTTGGATTAATTACAAAAGTGAAAATAAAAGCGTATTTAAAGGTTTTGGATATGGTATTAATAATAAAAAAATGATATATCCTGCCAGCGTAGTCAAGTTGGTTTATGGTCTCGCTGCATATTATTGGATTAAAAAAGGAAGTTTATTATTATCCGATGAGATCATAGATGCAGTGAGGAAAATGTTGTCTTTCTCAAGTAATAATGCGACAAGCTTTTTAATTGATTTACTTACTGGAACCACAAGTGGACCATGTATTGAGGGAGAATTATGGGAAAATTGGAAATATCAAAGAAGTATAATAAATGATTGGCTGCATGATTTACATTGGGAGGAATTGATGGGTATAAATTGCTGTCAGAAGACTTGGGATGATGGACCATTTGGGCGTGAAAAAGAATTTTATGGATATGAAAATAAAAATAGGAATGCAATGACTACTGATTCAGCAGCAAGGGTTTTGGAGCAAATTATGATTCATATTGATTATCAGAAAAATGACTTAAATTTAAGAAGTTTTTTAAAAAGAAGTTTAAATAAAGTTGCTCTTAAAAACGATTCTCTGAATCAAATAGATGGTTTTTTAGGTGCAGGATTACCAGAAAGCATTAATCTTTGGAGTAAAGCAGGATTAATGTCTGAAGTTAGACATGATTCTGCTTGGTGGATTAATAGTCAATCTCTACAAACTTTATTAGTCGTTTTTTGTAATGGAGAAAAATATTCCAAAGATACTTCCTTCCTTCCTTTAATAGCAAAAGAAGTATATGAATTTAACAAGAGATATGTTTTTGAGGACTAA
- a CDS encoding C40 family peptidase has translation MENYKDPISLFKQTNFSKTIWWKLKVNISGYQNEKENKLVTEICKNRIFRLLYPNSHQRTHKFARILVQLYEDGYVCWINLDGLIIEKCELRKNENLKNEHFFIKDKVPLIIKWIQKQSELNNEYLWGGTLGPNYDCSGLIQTAFFTHHIHIPRDSYQIKSFCKHLFYLTEFNRKLEPGDLLFFGKKQQCDHIGIYKGDGLYYHSSGKEFGRNGIGLDTLKETNHPISLHYQSKLISAGKVIRGYRWDRTIR, from the coding sequence ATGGAAAATTATAAAGACCCTATCTCACTATTTAAACAAACTAATTTTTCAAAGACTATTTGGTGGAAATTAAAAGTTAATATTTCTGGATATCAAAATGAAAAAGAAAATAAGTTAGTGACTGAAATTTGTAAAAATAGAATTTTTAGACTACTTTACCCAAATAGTCATCAACGTACCCATAAATTTGCAAGGATTTTAGTTCAACTTTATGAAGATGGTTACGTCTGTTGGATAAATTTGGATGGATTGATTATTGAGAAATGCGAATTAAGAAAAAATGAGAATTTAAAAAATGAACACTTCTTTATAAAAGATAAAGTTCCCTTAATTATAAAATGGATACAAAAACAATCTGAGTTAAATAATGAATATCTTTGGGGAGGTACATTAGGACCCAATTATGATTGTTCCGGGTTAATTCAGACTGCTTTCTTCACGCATCATATTCATATTCCTAGAGACTCTTATCAAATAAAAAGTTTTTGTAAACACCTTTTTTATTTGACCGAATTTAACAGAAAACTTGAGCCAGGAGACCTCTTGTTCTTCGGAAAGAAACAACAATGTGATCACATTGGAATCTACAAAGGAGATGGGTTATATTACCACAGCTCCGGTAAAGAGTTTGGAAGAAATGGAATAGGATTAGATACTTTAAAAGAGACAAATCACCCAATTTCATTACATTATCAATCTAAGCTTATTTCTGCAGGAAAAGTTATTAGAGGATACAGATGGGATAGAACTATTAGATAG
- a CDS encoding photosystem I reaction center protein subunit XI, with the protein MSDSKTPLGANPKFPEKYIDQSVQPTDIGIAEQWAVKTVADPFVGNLATPVNSGYFTKAFINNLPFYREGISPNFRGLETGAALGYLLYGPFTMTGPLRNTDFALTAGLLAAIGAVHILTALLVLYNAPGKAPNVQPPDATVNNPPVDLFTRAGWADFTSGFWLGGCGGAVFAWLLVGTLHLNSLMQLIQNIWTTG; encoded by the coding sequence ATGAGCGATTCAAAAACACCATTAGGAGCCAATCCTAAATTTCCTGAAAAATATATAGATCAAAGTGTTCAACCTACAGATATTGGTATAGCAGAACAATGGGCTGTTAAAACAGTTGCTGATCCATTTGTTGGAAATTTAGCCACCCCAGTCAATAGTGGTTATTTTACCAAAGCTTTTATAAATAATTTACCTTTTTACAGAGAAGGAATTTCTCCTAATTTTAGAGGTCTTGAAACTGGTGCCGCTTTGGGTTATCTCTTATATGGTCCATTTACTATGACTGGTCCTTTAAGAAATACTGATTTCGCATTAACCGCAGGATTACTTGCTGCTATAGGTGCGGTTCATATTTTGACAGCACTTTTAGTTCTTTATAACGCCCCAGGTAAAGCTCCTAATGTGCAACCTCCTGATGCTACTGTAAATAATCCTCCTGTTGATTTATTTACTAGAGCAGGTTGGGCTGATTTTACTAGTGGATTTTGGCTAGGAGGCTGTGGTGGTGCAGTTTTTGCATGGCTTCTCGTAGGAACATTGCATTTGAACAGCTTAATGCAACTTATTCAGAATATTTGGACTACTGGCTAA
- a CDS encoding photosystem I reaction center subunit VIII: MPSEFSNLLPSVFVPMIGLVAPAVFIVLIGRFITATE, encoded by the coding sequence ATGCCATCTGAATTTTCAAATCTTCTACCTTCGGTCTTTGTTCCCATGATTGGCTTGGTAGCGCCTGCTGTATTTATTGTATTAATAGGCAGATTTATAACAGCTACTGAATAA
- a CDS encoding annexin translates to MLNFFAILLIIFIVFLLLIFKKKQFKNAINLKNLSSNKIINNKKYISKKNGFSYKQENIRYSEFEKKALRNTMFKLFQSHKDDKLKALKIAEKLADQSILPILRRGLKDIYPEVIERSAFLIRKFK, encoded by the coding sequence ATGTTAAATTTTTTTGCAATATTACTCATTATTTTTATTGTATTTTTACTATTAATTTTTAAAAAAAAACAGTTTAAAAATGCAATTAATTTAAAGAACTTATCTTCAAATAAAATTATAAATAATAAAAAATATATATCTAAAAAAAATGGTTTTTCTTACAAACAAGAAAATATCAGATACTCAGAATTTGAAAAAAAGGCACTAAGAAATACAATGTTTAAACTTTTTCAAAGTCATAAAGATGATAAATTAAAAGCATTAAAAATTGCAGAGAAATTAGCTGATCAATCAATATTACCTATTCTTAGAAGAGGTTTAAAAGATATTTATCCTGAGGTGATTGAAAGATCAGCTTTCTTAATAAGAAAATTCAAATAA
- a CDS encoding glycosyltransferase family 2 protein has protein sequence MSDINQLISIIIPVFNESESIGFLLDEVINVMAAHKFNFELIVVNDGSKDNTHQVLKQLTLTIKELSVISLRKNYGQTAAMSAGFDNSNGDIVITLDGDLQNDPNDIPKLISEIYSGYDLICGWRFDRKDKLIKRKIPSRIANKLIANVTGLKLHDYGCSLKAYRREIIDDIKLYGELHRFLPVLANIEGAKIKELKVNHRSRKYGFSKYGIDRTFRVLMDLFTVWFMTKFLTRPMYGFGFVGIISILISFVMSSYLLIIKILGEDIGNRPMLIFALILGVAGVQLFSFGLLSELLIRTYHESQSRPIYRIRSISGTNKN, from the coding sequence ATGTCAGATATAAACCAATTAATTTCTATTATCATTCCTGTCTTCAATGAAAGTGAGAGTATTGGTTTTTTATTGGATGAAGTTATAAATGTAATGGCAGCTCATAAATTCAATTTCGAATTGATCGTTGTAAATGATGGTTCTAAAGACAATACTCATCAAGTATTAAAACAACTAACTCTAACAATTAAAGAATTGTCCGTGATTTCTCTTCGCAAAAATTATGGGCAAACAGCAGCAATGTCAGCTGGCTTTGATAATTCTAATGGCGACATTGTAATTACTTTGGATGGTGATTTACAGAATGACCCAAATGATATTCCTAAATTGATTTCAGAAATTTATAGTGGCTATGATTTGATATGTGGATGGAGGTTTGATAGAAAAGATAAATTAATTAAAAGAAAAATTCCCTCTAGAATAGCCAATAAGTTAATAGCTAATGTAACTGGTTTAAAGTTGCATGATTATGGTTGCTCATTGAAAGCCTACAGAAGAGAAATAATAGATGATATAAAGCTTTATGGAGAGCTGCATAGGTTTTTGCCAGTTTTAGCAAATATTGAAGGGGCCAAAATTAAAGAGCTGAAAGTTAATCATCGAAGCCGAAAATATGGATTTAGTAAATATGGTATTGATAGAACTTTCAGAGTATTAATGGACTTGTTTACTGTTTGGTTTATGACTAAATTCTTGACACGACCTATGTACGGATTTGGCTTCGTAGGAATCATAAGTATATTGATAAGTTTTGTAATGTCATCTTATTTACTAATTATAAAAATTTTAGGAGAGGATATAGGTAATCGTCCGATGCTAATTTTTGCACTCATATTAGGAGTAGCAGGCGTTCAATTATTTAGTTTTGGATTATTAAGCGAACTTTTAATTAGGACATATCATGAAAGTCAAAGCCGACCGATTTACAGAATTAGGTCAATAAGTGGTACAAATAAAAATTGA